Proteins encoded within one genomic window of Dermatophilus congolensis:
- a CDS encoding sugar transferase, whose amino-acid sequence MSIHERESVPVQHRTDAGVLGHEQGNDSLSAGGADRGAARGAWSRMYLHRIVVLDVISAVLGLFLALKIGPTRDEIAGGYILASAPIPLVWVGILALCHAYERRYLGVSDEEYRTVGRAVVGMLGLLAVAGMFTKGQWSRAYIITLLVSLFVLALVNRRIMRWWLHKNRRNGRLMQRTVVVGRADAAAELIRQIKRSPDQGFDVVAVCTSGMDSSWNATSAIEGVPVFGSPAEATSAVDLFDAEVVAVTSHPELAGKSLRRLTWALEERNVELVVSTGLLDVAGPRLSIRQSSDMSLLHIERPAATRQSEILKSIMDRSIAAALIVIFSPLLIGVAVAIKVISPDGPVIFRQQRVGQRGELFTIYKFRSMVPDAEKRLADLLKYNEGNEVQFKMKKDPRIIPGIGSFIRKYSVDELPQLFNVLFGTMSLVGPRPQSQAEVEQYEPDAMRRLHVKPGMTGLWQVSGRSDLDWEQSIRLDLKYVDNWSPIVDLKILVRTFKAVFASSGAY is encoded by the coding sequence TTGTCGATTCACGAACGTGAGTCTGTGCCTGTGCAACACCGCACTGATGCGGGAGTTTTGGGGCATGAGCAGGGCAATGATTCATTGTCTGCCGGTGGCGCTGATCGCGGCGCTGCGCGTGGCGCGTGGTCACGCATGTACCTGCATCGGATTGTTGTGCTGGATGTGATTTCGGCGGTGCTGGGGCTTTTCTTGGCACTGAAAATTGGGCCTACTCGGGATGAGATCGCCGGTGGGTACATTCTGGCTAGTGCCCCTATCCCGTTGGTGTGGGTGGGGATTCTTGCTTTGTGCCACGCCTATGAGCGCCGTTATTTGGGCGTGTCCGATGAGGAGTATCGGACGGTGGGGCGCGCCGTGGTTGGCATGCTGGGTTTGCTGGCTGTGGCAGGAATGTTCACTAAGGGACAGTGGTCTCGGGCGTACATCATCACGCTGCTGGTGTCGTTGTTTGTGCTGGCCTTGGTTAACCGCCGGATCATGCGTTGGTGGTTGCACAAGAACCGCCGCAACGGTCGTTTGATGCAGCGGACTGTGGTTGTTGGTCGTGCTGATGCTGCAGCCGAGTTGATCCGGCAGATTAAGCGCTCCCCCGATCAGGGTTTCGATGTGGTGGCGGTGTGCACTTCTGGGATGGATTCGTCGTGGAATGCCACCTCCGCGATTGAGGGGGTTCCGGTTTTCGGTAGCCCGGCGGAGGCCACTTCGGCTGTGGATTTGTTTGACGCCGAGGTTGTGGCGGTGACGTCGCATCCGGAGTTGGCGGGTAAGTCTTTGCGTCGCCTTACCTGGGCCTTGGAGGAGCGCAATGTGGAGCTGGTGGTTTCTACCGGGCTTCTCGATGTGGCCGGGCCGCGTTTGTCGATCCGTCAGTCTTCGGACATGTCGCTGCTGCATATTGAGCGTCCCGCGGCGACACGGCAGTCAGAGATTTTGAAGAGCATCATGGACCGCTCTATCGCGGCGGCGTTGATTGTTATTTTCTCTCCGTTGCTTATTGGTGTTGCTGTCGCGATTAAGGTGATTTCGCCGGATGGGCCGGTGATTTTCCGTCAGCAGCGTGTGGGGCAGCGTGGTGAGCTGTTCACGATCTACAAGTTCCGTTCGATGGTCCCTGATGCGGAAAAACGTCTTGCTGATTTGTTGAAGTACAACGAGGGCAACGAAGTCCAGTTCAAGATGAAGAAGGATCCACGGATTATTCCGGGTATCGGTAGCTTCATCCGTAAGTACTCGGTGGATGAGTTGCCGCAGTTGTTCAATGTGTTGTTCGGGACAATGTCGCTGGTGGGGCCGCGCCCGCAGAGCCAGGCCGAAGTTGAGCAGTATGAGCCCGATGCGATGCGTCGTCTGCACGTCAAGCCGGGTATGACGGGATTGTGGCAGGTCAGCGGCCGCAGCGACCTTGATTGGGAGCAGTCGATTCGTCTGGATTTGAAGTACGTGGACAACTGGTCCCCGATTGTGGACTTGAAGATTCTGGTTCGTACCTTCAAGGCAGTGTTCGCCAGCTCTGGAGCGTACTAA
- a CDS encoding glycosyltransferase, with translation MSTKNDFEVVLVTYKSREHVEELVAGWPEELPIAIVDNGQGIDGLDQWARKHPNVRYLDGGNVGFARAANKGAFTSSAPFVVFVNPDSRPTMSDMQALVDGLAVDVLAASHAATMVSTNGVEMGVGGWEPTVPRTIVYAAGLHKRFPKAGVYAKPEMGENVSVEWTTGACMAVRTEQFRRLEGFDESFYVYSEDMSFGRRAREAGLAEVLRSDVIVPHGAGNSGAPSKEMLRLRGASFTNYVKRYHTGPEAKVMRGAMLGGYALRAARELARGDRPLAKLYVEYAKGVATGRANVGGREVARSRFLETSPTARAAGVPGLPFLFVTKEFGIPATSGGMLRTLAMVRWFAERDDVILVTPKGVKKASGSGEHFTVEDIFTPKSGPFSRVEDATSFMRYRSLGALRLCGDAVIEGVQYALEQYGPFRGSIIDHTSLFAIADILPEGLPVWLSTHNVESDLMAQRAHAETGAMKVAAYAEAALLKTLEKGTGARHPMIVCTEHDAHQARKDGTSTVIVARNGVTPPPPEKRRGGSQAAKIDSLELLFTGALDWRPNINGILWLIESPQWADLISRHHGLVLTIAGRNPSEEFRARVQAAPGTRLEANVPSMAPLLERARLGIAPLLEGGGSRIKLLEYIGYGLPSVSTHVGASGLDGLPEGVIRTTSEDLSRFCEAIEIELLHGEKILPQDAVDAMLAVYGWDAALAPIEQLLEAAKPAHTDTTTA, from the coding sequence ATGAGCACGAAGAATGACTTCGAGGTCGTCCTCGTCACCTACAAAAGCAGGGAACACGTAGAAGAGCTCGTCGCCGGATGGCCAGAAGAACTACCCATCGCCATCGTCGACAACGGACAAGGCATCGACGGCCTAGACCAATGGGCTCGAAAACACCCCAATGTGCGCTACCTCGACGGCGGCAACGTCGGCTTCGCCCGCGCCGCCAACAAAGGCGCATTCACCAGCAGCGCCCCCTTCGTCGTCTTCGTCAACCCCGACTCACGACCCACCATGAGCGACATGCAAGCCCTCGTCGACGGTCTAGCCGTTGACGTGCTCGCCGCCTCCCACGCCGCAACCATGGTCTCTACAAACGGAGTCGAAATGGGCGTCGGCGGATGGGAACCCACCGTCCCACGCACCATCGTTTACGCCGCCGGACTCCACAAACGCTTCCCCAAAGCCGGGGTCTACGCCAAACCCGAAATGGGCGAAAACGTCTCCGTCGAATGGACAACCGGCGCCTGCATGGCAGTACGCACCGAACAGTTCCGCCGCCTAGAAGGATTCGACGAATCCTTCTACGTCTACTCCGAAGACATGTCGTTCGGCCGCCGCGCCCGTGAAGCAGGCCTAGCCGAAGTGCTCCGCTCAGACGTCATCGTTCCCCACGGCGCAGGCAATTCCGGAGCACCCAGCAAAGAAATGCTCCGCCTCCGCGGCGCCTCCTTCACCAATTACGTCAAGCGCTACCACACCGGCCCCGAAGCCAAAGTGATGCGCGGAGCCATGCTCGGCGGCTACGCCCTGCGCGCCGCCCGCGAACTGGCCCGCGGCGACCGCCCCCTGGCCAAGCTCTACGTTGAATACGCCAAAGGCGTCGCCACCGGCCGCGCCAACGTCGGCGGCCGTGAAGTAGCCCGCTCCCGCTTCCTCGAAACCTCACCCACCGCCCGAGCAGCAGGCGTACCCGGACTCCCATTCCTCTTCGTCACCAAAGAATTCGGCATCCCAGCAACCTCCGGAGGCATGCTGCGCACCCTAGCCATGGTGCGCTGGTTCGCCGAACGCGACGACGTCATCCTCGTCACCCCCAAAGGCGTCAAAAAAGCCAGCGGCAGCGGCGAGCACTTCACCGTCGAAGACATCTTCACCCCCAAGTCAGGGCCCTTCAGCCGCGTCGAAGACGCCACCAGCTTCATGCGATACCGCAGCCTAGGAGCCCTACGACTGTGCGGCGACGCCGTTATCGAAGGAGTCCAGTACGCACTCGAGCAATACGGCCCCTTCCGCGGATCGATCATCGACCACACCAGCCTCTTCGCAATCGCCGACATCCTCCCCGAAGGACTACCCGTCTGGCTGAGCACACACAACGTCGAATCCGACCTCATGGCCCAACGCGCCCACGCCGAAACCGGCGCCATGAAAGTCGCCGCCTACGCTGAAGCCGCCCTGCTCAAAACCCTCGAAAAAGGCACCGGGGCACGCCACCCCATGATCGTCTGCACCGAACACGACGCCCACCAAGCCCGCAAAGACGGCACCAGCACCGTAATCGTGGCTCGCAACGGCGTCACCCCACCACCACCGGAAAAACGACGCGGAGGCAGCCAAGCCGCCAAAATCGACTCCCTCGAACTGCTCTTCACCGGAGCCCTCGACTGGCGCCCCAACATCAACGGCATCCTCTGGCTCATCGAATCACCCCAATGGGCCGACCTCATCTCCCGCCACCACGGACTCGTCCTAACCATCGCCGGACGCAACCCTTCCGAAGAATTCCGCGCCCGCGTCCAAGCAGCACCCGGAACCCGCCTCGAAGCAAATGTGCCCAGCATGGCCCCCCTCCTCGAACGAGCACGACTAGGCATCGCCCCCCTCCTCGAAGGCGGCGGATCCCGCATCAAACTGCTCGAATACATTGGATACGGCCTGCCCTCAGTCTCAACCCACGTCGGTGCATCCGGACTCGACGGACTCCCCGAAGGAGTCATCCGCACCACCTCCGAAGACCTCAGCCGCTTCTGCGAAGCAATCGAGATAGAACTGCTCCACGGAGAAAAAATCCTGCCCCAAGATGCCGTCGATGCGATGCTGGCCGTCTACGGCTGGGACGCGGCCCTAGCGCCCATCGAACAACTACTCGAAGCAGCAAAACCCGCACACACAGACACCACCACCGCCTAA
- a CDS encoding malectin domain-containing carbohydrate-binding protein: MRPHHATTRALAAFTLLALAAPTSIALAATPAPGNTIRITTALTPITDTHGHTWSPTSGFDTGDKSTSYWGNYDIAGTTEDELYRHEHVRMNSWTTPLPNGTYTITLKMREAWWDKPGQRVFSVTAEGNPALDNIDIIKAVGKNHAYDRTFNTTITDGHLNLGFTATADSALISAIDITPTTPPSKPNPPAQPAPTTSTTVLRMTTYTKPIKDAAGNTYIARRGFTGGDLVEPLPPTTDIKGTTSDTLYRPELIRWKNWSHPLPNGTYTITLHTREAFWNKPGQRIFDIKAEGTTKLTNIDIYKAAGKNTAHDLRLTTTVTDGRLDITPINKTNLALLSAITITRTDKKPAPPSNPKPPTTTQRPSGMPFDSGLFPMHRADIATQFIQHRGRAADVITVFPSRENWAEMSNDWFMDNQRIPTRYTGTLDVGVPLWPDDGNLTTASTGGYNTQWENFGRMIAAKYPTAYIRLGWEMNLPGWKHAAYAHSATQWKQAYRHAVTALRKSGPRLRIAWVVNEGPGQTDTTDARTFYPGDDCVDYIGMDAYDWDPGYTNDTNIAHHRDAPYGWNFWLNFAKTHNKKFVLPEWGIAPANPNSGGDNPRYIAFVYDWLTRNARWIGYESYFHENAPYIRSNLFTDNPHATAEYLHRMKRP; encoded by the coding sequence ATGCGTCCACACCACGCCACCACACGCGCCCTGGCCGCCTTCACCCTCCTCGCCCTGGCCGCGCCCACCAGCATCGCCCTCGCCGCCACACCCGCCCCCGGCAACACCATCCGCATCACCACCGCCCTCACCCCAATCACCGACACCCACGGTCACACCTGGAGCCCCACCAGCGGATTCGACACCGGAGACAAATCCACCTCCTACTGGGGAAACTACGACATCGCCGGAACCACCGAAGACGAGCTCTACCGCCACGAACACGTCCGCATGAACTCCTGGACAACACCCCTACCCAACGGCACCTACACCATCACCCTCAAAATGCGCGAAGCCTGGTGGGACAAACCCGGTCAACGCGTCTTCTCCGTCACCGCCGAAGGAAACCCCGCCCTGGACAACATCGACATCATCAAAGCCGTCGGGAAAAACCACGCCTACGACCGCACCTTCAACACCACCATCACCGACGGCCACCTCAACCTCGGATTCACCGCCACCGCAGACAGCGCCCTCATCTCCGCCATCGACATCACCCCCACCACACCCCCCAGCAAACCCAACCCCCCAGCCCAGCCCGCACCCACAACCAGCACCACAGTGCTGCGCATGACCACCTACACCAAACCCATCAAAGACGCCGCTGGCAACACCTACATCGCTCGCCGCGGCTTCACCGGCGGAGACCTCGTCGAACCACTCCCACCCACCACCGACATCAAAGGCACCACCAGCGACACCCTCTACCGCCCCGAACTCATCCGCTGGAAAAACTGGTCCCACCCCCTACCCAACGGCACCTACACCATCACCCTCCACACCAGAGAAGCCTTCTGGAATAAACCCGGCCAACGCATCTTCGACATCAAAGCCGAAGGAACCACCAAACTCACCAACATCGACATCTACAAAGCCGCAGGCAAAAACACCGCCCACGACCTACGCCTAACCACCACAGTCACCGACGGTCGACTCGACATCACCCCCATCAACAAAACCAACCTCGCACTCCTATCAGCCATCACCATCACCCGAACCGACAAAAAACCCGCACCCCCCAGCAATCCCAAACCCCCCACCACAACCCAACGACCCAGTGGCATGCCCTTCGACTCAGGCCTCTTCCCCATGCACCGCGCCGACATCGCCACCCAGTTCATCCAACACCGAGGACGAGCCGCCGACGTCATCACCGTCTTCCCCAGCCGAGAAAACTGGGCCGAAATGTCCAACGACTGGTTCATGGACAACCAACGCATCCCCACCCGCTACACAGGCACCCTCGACGTCGGCGTCCCCCTTTGGCCCGACGACGGCAACCTCACCACCGCAAGCACCGGCGGCTACAACACCCAATGGGAAAACTTCGGCCGCATGATCGCCGCAAAATACCCCACCGCATACATCCGCCTCGGCTGGGAAATGAACCTCCCCGGCTGGAAACACGCCGCCTACGCCCACAGCGCCACCCAATGGAAACAGGCCTACCGCCACGCCGTCACCGCACTACGCAAAAGCGGCCCACGTCTACGCATCGCCTGGGTAGTCAACGAAGGCCCCGGACAAACCGACACCACCGACGCACGCACCTTCTACCCCGGCGATGACTGCGTCGACTACATCGGCATGGACGCCTACGACTGGGACCCCGGCTACACAAACGACACCAACATCGCCCACCACCGCGACGCCCCCTACGGCTGGAACTTCTGGCTCAACTTCGCCAAAACCCACAACAAAAAATTCGTCCTACCCGAATGGGGAATCGCCCCAGCAAACCCCAACAGCGGCGGCGACAACCCCCGCTACATCGCCTTCGTCTACGACTGGCTAACCCGCAATGCCCGCTGGATCGGATACGAGTCCTACTTCCACGAAAACGCCCCCTACATCCGCTCCAACCTCTTCACCGACAACCCCCACGCCACAGCCGAATACCTCCACCGCATGAAACGCCCCTGA
- a CDS encoding DUF445 domain-containing protein, with product MATTHPATPSLTTPQAADAERARGLRIMRTVATALLIIAAIVYALTFGHDGPWEYVNATAEAAMIGALADWFAVTAIFRHPLGLPIPHTALIPRKKDTVATSLEDFFLGYFLTPDAVRQRVQTMNIAQRTGRWLTEDDHAERVVHRLAPVAARALNSVDDNEIRGFINHTLVPKLTHEPISPLAGALLDEIVTDRIHTGLVDLLLDEALAWLLDNPEQFSTLIADRAPTWTPDWLNGIVTDRVHTECVKWIQEVRSTPYHRVRQAIDDLLTDLARDLQNDPTVMERTEALKTRLLTHPQTTETAIHLWEALVNVGQRALTDTDSHLINRATDELRAFGQRLLTDPQLAQTVTNRLASSAEALIATFGRDIATVISQVIRSWDGKEAAERIELHVGKDLQYIRINGTIVGGLAGLLIHTISHLLL from the coding sequence ATGGCGACCACACATCCAGCCACCCCCAGCCTCACCACACCGCAGGCCGCCGACGCCGAACGCGCCCGCGGCCTGCGCATCATGCGCACCGTCGCCACCGCCCTACTCATCATCGCCGCCATCGTCTACGCCCTCACCTTCGGCCACGACGGGCCCTGGGAATACGTCAACGCCACCGCAGAAGCTGCCATGATCGGCGCCCTCGCCGACTGGTTCGCCGTCACCGCCATCTTCCGCCACCCCCTAGGCCTACCCATCCCACACACCGCCCTCATACCCCGCAAAAAAGACACCGTCGCCACCAGCCTCGAAGACTTCTTCCTCGGCTACTTCCTCACCCCCGACGCCGTCCGACAACGAGTCCAAACCATGAACATCGCCCAACGCACCGGACGATGGCTCACCGAAGATGACCACGCCGAACGCGTCGTCCACCGACTCGCCCCCGTCGCAGCCCGCGCACTCAACAGCGTCGACGACAACGAAATCCGCGGCTTCATCAACCACACCCTCGTCCCCAAACTCACCCACGAACCCATCAGCCCCCTAGCCGGAGCCCTCCTGGACGAAATCGTCACCGACCGCATCCACACCGGCCTAGTTGACCTACTCCTCGACGAAGCCCTCGCCTGGCTCCTAGACAACCCCGAACAATTCAGCACACTCATCGCCGACCGCGCCCCCACCTGGACCCCCGACTGGCTCAACGGAATCGTCACCGACCGCGTCCACACCGAATGCGTCAAATGGATCCAAGAAGTCCGATCCACCCCCTACCACCGCGTACGCCAAGCCATCGACGACCTCCTCACCGACCTAGCCCGCGACCTCCAAAACGACCCCACAGTCATGGAACGCACCGAAGCACTCAAAACACGACTGCTCACCCACCCCCAAACCACCGAAACAGCTATCCACCTCTGGGAAGCACTCGTCAACGTCGGACAACGCGCCCTCACCGACACCGACAGCCACCTCATCAACCGCGCCACCGACGAACTACGCGCATTCGGACAACGACTTCTCACCGACCCACAGCTAGCCCAAACCGTCACCAACCGTCTGGCATCCTCCGCCGAAGCCCTCATCGCCACCTTCGGACGCGACATCGCCACCGTCATCTCCCAAGTCATCCGCTCCTGGGACGGCAAAGAAGCAGCCGAACGCATCGAACTACACGTCGGCAAAGACCTCCAATACATCCGCATCAACGGCACCATCGTCGGCGGCCTTGCCGGCCTACTCATCCACACCATCTCCCACCTACTGCTGTGA
- a CDS encoding ABC transporter substrate-binding protein, which produces MTRRLVKTLASALALATIAACSAGSTNEDPSSGTRLTVGFTAEPVSLDFTKNDGAAIPEALLGNVYEGLVTLDEHGMIVPALASSWTVSNDRKVYTFKLVDDAKFASGAPFTAEDAVYSINRVSTDWTTSVADYMDVVEKAEATAPNELRVTLERPSNDWLYRMTTRVGAMFSRNDKSDHATTTNGTGPYTVTSWKRGDSLQLGPNPHFAGTTPHFRNVTLRYFKDGNALNNALLSGGIDIISNLASPESLGQFKNRPEYKITEGTTTGEVLLAFNNATGPFTDERVRQAARTAIDKPSLLKTCWAGKGTHIGSMVPPTDPWYEDTTHNHPYDQDKAKALLASAGTPNPTIRLRLPNTAYAISCGQVVKSDLEAVGFTVQLDQLEFPAAWLSQVMKSKDYDATIIAHVEPRDMGRVFSPNYYLGYNDPEFTRLIEEADQGTPAQEIENLKAAAQRISEHAAADFLFLMPHLVVHKSDLTGIRANDTSESFDLTRIARK; this is translated from the coding sequence ATGACCCGCCGCCTCGTCAAGACCCTCGCAAGCGCGCTCGCACTGGCCACGATCGCCGCATGCTCGGCCGGGTCCACTAACGAAGACCCATCCTCCGGAACCCGACTCACCGTCGGATTCACCGCCGAACCAGTCAGCCTCGACTTCACCAAAAACGACGGCGCCGCTATCCCCGAAGCCCTCCTAGGCAACGTCTACGAAGGCCTCGTCACCCTCGACGAACACGGCATGATCGTGCCCGCCCTCGCCAGCTCCTGGACCGTCTCCAACGACCGCAAGGTCTACACCTTCAAACTCGTCGACGACGCCAAATTCGCCTCCGGAGCCCCCTTCACCGCTGAAGACGCCGTCTACTCCATCAACCGCGTCTCCACCGACTGGACCACCTCCGTAGCCGACTACATGGACGTCGTCGAAAAAGCCGAAGCCACAGCCCCCAACGAACTACGCGTCACCCTCGAACGCCCCAGCAACGACTGGCTCTACCGCATGACCACCCGCGTCGGAGCCATGTTCAGCCGCAACGACAAAAGCGACCACGCCACCACCACCAACGGCACCGGCCCCTACACCGTAACCAGCTGGAAACGCGGCGACTCACTCCAACTAGGCCCCAACCCACACTTCGCCGGAACCACCCCCCACTTCCGCAACGTCACCCTGCGCTACTTCAAAGACGGCAACGCACTCAACAACGCCCTCCTCTCCGGCGGCATCGACATCATCAGCAACCTCGCCTCACCCGAATCACTCGGCCAATTCAAAAACCGACCCGAATACAAAATCACCGAAGGCACCACCACCGGCGAAGTCCTCCTAGCCTTCAACAACGCCACCGGACCTTTCACCGACGAACGCGTCCGCCAAGCCGCACGCACCGCCATCGACAAACCCAGCCTCCTCAAAACCTGCTGGGCCGGAAAAGGCACCCACATCGGCTCCATGGTCCCGCCCACCGACCCCTGGTACGAAGACACCACCCACAACCACCCCTACGACCAAGACAAAGCCAAAGCCCTCCTCGCCTCCGCCGGCACCCCCAACCCCACCATCCGGCTACGCCTACCCAACACGGCCTACGCCATCTCCTGCGGCCAAGTCGTCAAAAGCGACCTCGAAGCCGTCGGCTTCACCGTCCAACTCGACCAACTCGAATTCCCTGCCGCATGGCTCTCCCAAGTCATGAAAAGCAAGGACTACGACGCCACCATCATCGCCCACGTAGAACCCCGCGACATGGGCCGCGTCTTCTCACCCAACTACTACCTCGGCTACAACGACCCCGAATTCACCCGCCTCATCGAAGAAGCCGACCAAGGCACCCCCGCCCAAGAAATCGAAAACCTCAAAGCAGCAGCACAACGCATCTCCGAACACGCCGCCGCTGACTTCCTCTTCCTCATGCCTCACCTCGTCGTCCACAAATCAGACCTCACCGGAATCAGAGCCAACGACACCTCCGAGTCCTTCGACCTGACCCGCATCGCCCGCAAATAA
- a CDS encoding ABC transporter permease: MTTPPPEGATPTRQPPRATTPLQRITNLAASLLAASILVFTFMNILPGDPARIALGLNASDEAVAALRTQYGLDRPLLTQYFDWIHSLITLDLGNSYVTGAAITPQILDRAAVTCWLVAAGLVIALLIAIPAGIHAALRHRHADGIAISTLSQIGVSLPSFLVAIILVTLLSVHAGLLPSSGWAVPAHNPTSFLAHLTLPALSLGLVQGAILTRYIRAAVLETWHQDHIRTARSTGISTPHLITTHVLRNTAIPVITILGIQLASMLIGAVIIEQVFAIPGLGSLLLDAVGNRDLLVIQDVVMLLVIAILILNTLVDLLYTLLNPRIRVHA, encoded by the coding sequence ATGACTACACCCCCTCCAGAGGGAGCCACCCCCACCCGGCAACCACCACGGGCAACCACACCCCTACAACGAATAACCAACCTCGCGGCATCCCTCCTAGCCGCATCCATACTCGTGTTCACATTCATGAACATCCTGCCCGGGGACCCCGCCCGCATCGCCCTAGGACTTAACGCCTCCGACGAAGCCGTCGCCGCGCTACGCACCCAATACGGCCTCGACCGCCCCCTACTGACCCAATACTTCGACTGGATCCACAGCCTCATCACCCTCGACCTAGGAAACAGCTACGTCACCGGCGCAGCCATCACCCCCCAAATCCTGGACCGCGCCGCCGTCACCTGCTGGCTCGTCGCCGCAGGACTGGTCATCGCCCTACTCATCGCCATCCCCGCAGGCATCCACGCGGCCCTACGCCACCGCCATGCCGACGGCATCGCCATCTCAACCCTCAGCCAAATCGGCGTATCCCTACCCTCCTTCCTCGTCGCCATCATCCTCGTCACCCTTCTATCCGTCCACGCCGGACTCCTCCCCAGCTCCGGATGGGCCGTCCCAGCCCACAACCCCACCAGCTTCCTCGCCCACCTCACCCTGCCAGCCCTGTCCCTGGGCCTCGTCCAAGGCGCCATCCTCACCCGCTACATCCGCGCCGCCGTACTCGAAACCTGGCACCAAGACCACATCCGCACCGCCCGCTCAACAGGCATCAGCACCCCCCACCTCATCACCACCCACGTACTACGCAACACCGCCATCCCCGTCATCACCATCCTGGGCATCCAACTAGCCAGCATGCTCATCGGAGCCGTCATCATCGAACAAGTCTTCGCCATCCCCGGCCTCGGATCCCTCCTGCTCGACGCCGTCGGCAACCGCGACCTACTCGTCATCCAAGACGTCGTCATGCTCCTAGTCATCGCCATCCTCATCCTCAACACCCTCGTCGACCTGCTCTACACCCTCCTCAACCCCCGAATCCGGGTCCACGCATGA
- a CDS encoding ABC transporter permease, giving the protein MNKHRRLPALLITGAALSSLVILAAACSFIWTPYDPTAMHPTQRLQGITAQHWLGTDKFGRDVFSQILVGARTTLTVGITSVAISALIGVPLGILAAMGPRPISTTLLRAADILLAFPALLLAIMLGAIFGSSTLTAVTAIGIAGIPTFLRITRANALRILTSDYIAAAQLAGRSPWSIAYTHIWPGIRGTIIIQCSVAFAMAILAEAALSFLGLGTPPPQPSWGRMLQEGQEFLYSHAGLALIPGTAIATAVLGFNLLGDGLRDLTDPRLRGRHR; this is encoded by the coding sequence ATGAACAAACACCGCCGCCTACCCGCCCTCCTCATCACCGGCGCAGCCCTATCAAGCCTGGTCATCCTCGCCGCAGCCTGCTCCTTCATCTGGACCCCCTACGACCCCACCGCCATGCACCCAACCCAACGACTCCAAGGCATAACCGCACAACACTGGCTCGGAACAGACAAATTCGGCCGCGACGTATTCAGCCAAATCCTCGTCGGAGCACGCACCACCCTCACCGTAGGCATCACATCCGTGGCCATATCCGCACTCATCGGTGTCCCACTAGGCATCCTCGCAGCCATGGGCCCCCGCCCCATCAGCACCACCCTCCTACGCGCCGCCGACATCCTCCTGGCCTTCCCTGCACTCCTCCTAGCCATCATGCTCGGCGCCATCTTCGGCAGCAGCACCCTCACCGCCGTCACCGCCATCGGCATCGCCGGAATCCCCACCTTCCTACGCATCACCCGCGCCAACGCCCTACGCATCCTCACCAGCGACTACATCGCCGCCGCACAACTAGCCGGACGCAGCCCCTGGTCCATTGCCTACACCCACATCTGGCCCGGAATCCGCGGCACCATCATCATTCAATGCTCCGTCGCCTTCGCCATGGCCATCCTCGCCGAAGCAGCACTCAGCTTCCTCGGCCTAGGCACCCCACCACCCCAACCCTCCTGGGGCCGCATGCTCCAAGAAGGACAAGAATTCCTCTACTCCCACGCCGGACTCGCGCTCATCCCCGGAACAGCCATCGCCACCGCCGTACTCGGATTCAACCTCCTCGGAGACGGACTGCGCGACCTCACCGATCCCCGACTACGAGGACGACACCGATGA